From the genome of Tachysurus vachellii isolate PV-2020 chromosome 2, HZAU_Pvac_v1, whole genome shotgun sequence, one region includes:
- the aclyb gene encoding ATP-citrate synthase isoform X2 produces the protein MSAKAISEQTGKEFLYKHICTTAAVQNRFLYATVTAETDWDRLTQDHPWLLTHRLVVKPDQLIKRRGKLGLVGIDLDLQGVRVWLKSHMMKETTVGKTKGILKKFLIEPFVPHSQEEEFYVCIYATRDGDHVLFHHEGGVDIGDVDSKAQRLMVGVDEKLAADSVTEQLLTNVPDEKKELLASFIVGLFNLYEDLYFTYLEINPLVVTQEGAYILDMAAKIDATADFICKPKWGDVEFPPPFGREAYLEEAYIADLDAKSGASLKLTILNPRGRIWTMVAGGGASVVYSDTICDLGGVDELANYGEYSGAPSEQQTYDYAKTILSLMTREKHPNGKVLIIGGSIANFTNVAATFKGIVRAIKDYQIPLKEHEVTIFVRRGGPNYQEGLRVMGEVGKTTGIPIHVFGTETHMTAIVGMALGHRPIPNQPPVAAHTANFLLNSSSSAATPAATRTASFSEPRPNNDITPAKKPKPEVPPVSSFCQTWSVKSACSTAVKAKATTLFSQHTKSIVWGMQTRAVQGMMDFDYVCSRDEPSVAAMVYPFTGDHKQKFYWGHKEILLPVYKNMADAMKKHPEVDVLISFASLRSAFDSTMETMNYPQIHTIAIIAEGIPEALTRKLIKTADEKGVTIIGPATVGGIKPGCFKIGNTGGMLDNILASKLYRPGSVAYVSRSGGMSNELNNIISRSTDGVYEGVAIGGDRYPGSTFMDHVLRYQDTPGVKMIVVLGEIGGTEEYKICEGIREGRITKPVVCWCIGTCATLFSSEVQFGHAGACAHQTSETAVAKNMALQEAGVYVPRSFDELGDVIRTVYDDLVVRGVIVPAQEVPPPTVPMDYSWARELGLIRKPASFMTSICDERGQELIYAGMPITEVFKEEMGLGGVLGLLWFQRRLPRYACQFIEMCLMVTADHGPAVSGAHNTIVCARAGKDLVSSLTSGLLTIGDRFGGALDAAAKQFSKAFDSGMLPMEFVNKMKKDGKLIMGIGHRVKSINNPDMRVQILKDFVKQHFPATQLLDYALDVEKITTSKKPNLILNVDGFIGVAFVDLLRTCGGFTRDEADEFVEIGALNGIFVLGRSMGFIGHYLDQKRLKQGLYRHPWDDISYVLPEHMSM, from the exons ATGTCTGCTAAAGCCATCTCCGAGCAGACAGGGAAGGAGTTCCTGTATAAACACATCTGTACAACGGCGGCTGTCCAGAACCGCTTCCTGTACGCCACCGTCACTGCCGAGACTGACTGGGACAGACTCACACAGGATCACCCATGGCTCCTGACtcat CGATTAGTTGTGAAGCCCGATCAGCTGATCAAGCGCAGGGGGAAGCTGGGACTGGTGGGCATTGACCTTGACCTCCAGGGAGTTCGTGTTTGGCTGAAGTCACATATGATGAAAGAAACCACA GTTGGAAAGACGAAGGGGATCCTGAAGAAATTCCTTATCGAGCCATTTGTGCCGCACTCGCAG GAGGAGGAGttttatgtgtgcatatatgcCACACGCGATGGAGATCATGTGCTTTTTcatcatgaaggaggtgtggacaTCGGGGATGTTGACTCCAAGGCACAGCGTCTGATGGTCGGTGTGGATGAGAAACTTGCTGCTGATTCTGTGACTGAACAACTGCTCACAAACGTCCCCGATGAGAAGAAGGA ACTTCTGGCCAGTTTTATCGTAGGACTCTTTAACCTGTACGAGGATTTGTACTTCACCTACCTGGAGATCAACCCTCTCG tcGTTACGCAGGAAGGTGCGTACATCCTGGACATGGCGGCCAAAATCGACGCCACGGCCGATTTCATCTGCAAACCAAAGTGGGGTGATGTGGAGTTTCCTCCTCCCTTTGGCAGAGAAGCCTACCTTGAG gaagCCTACATAGCAGATCTGGATGCTAAGAGCGGTGCAAGTCTCAAACTTACCATACTGAACCCCAGAGGGCGTATATGGACCATGGTGGCGGGAGGAGGCGCCTCTGTCGTCTACAG tGATACTATTTGTGATCTGGGCGGAGTGGACGAGCTGGCGAACTACGGCGAGTACTCTGGTGCTCCAAGTGAACAGCAGACCTATGACTATGCCAAGACCATCCTCTCACTCATGACCCGTGAGAAACACCCTAATG GTAAAGTTCTGATCATTGGCGGAAGCATCGCTAACTTCACCAACGTAGCAGCTACTTTTAAG gGCATAGTGAGAGCCATTAAGGACTATCAGATTCCTCTGAAGGAGCATGAGGTCACTATATTTGTACGTCGAGGAGGACCGAATTACCAAGAAGGCCTCAGGGTGATGGGAGAAGTTG gaAAGACCACTGGGATTCCCATCCACGTGTTTGGCACAGAGACTCACATGACCGCCATTGTGGGCATGGCACTTGGACATCGCCCAATCCCGAATCAGCCTCCGGTTGCTGCCCACACAGCCAACTTCCTGCTTAATTCGAGTAGCAGTGCTGCA ACACCAGCAGCAACCAGAACGGCTTCATTTTCTGAACCCAGACCTAACAATGACATCACACCAGCTAAAAAACCTAAACCTGAAGTTCCACCAG TGTCCTCTTTCTGCCAAACATGGTCAGTGAAGAGTGCATGCAGCACCGCTGTCAAAG cCAAAGCTACCACTCTGTTCAGTCAGCACACTAAGTCCATAGTGTGGGGGATGCAGACGCGAGCGGTTCAGGGAATGATGGACTTCGACTATGTTTGTTCTCGTGATGAGCCCTCAGTAGCCGCCATGGTTTATCCATTTAC CGGAGACCACAAGCAGAAGTTCTATTGGGGTCATAAGGAGATCCTGTTACCCGTGTACAAGAACATGGCTGACGCCATGAAGAAGCACCCAGAAGTGGACGTCCTGATCAGCTTTGCATCTCTGCGCTCAGCGTTTGACAGCACGATGGAGACCATGAACTACCCGCAG ATCCACACTATAGCAATCATAGCTGAGGGAATTCCTGAAGCGCTTACAAGGAAACTTATCAAGACAGCAGACGAGAAGGGGGTCACCATCATCGGCCCAGCTACG GTGGGTGGGATAAAGCCAGGCTGCTTTAAGATTGGGAACACTGGTGGGATGCTGGACAATATCTTGGCATCAAAGCTGTATCGCCCAGGCAGCGTGGCGTACGTGTCCCGCTCGGGCGGCATGTCTAACGAGCTCAACAACATCATATCTCGCTCCACTGACGGTGTGTACGAGGGCGTGGCCATCGGAGGAGACAG GTATCCCGGATCTACATTCATGGACCACGTGCTGCGTTATCAGGACACGCCCGGGGTGAAGATGATTGTGGTTCTGGGAGAG atcggCGGTACAGAGGAGTATAAGATCTGTGAGGGTATTAGAGAGGGCAGGATCACTAAACCTGTGGTCTGCTGGTGTATTGGTACCTGCGCTACACTCTTCTCCTCTGAG GTGCAGTTTGGTCACGCGGGTGCATGTGCTCATCAGACCTCTGAGACTGCTGTGGCAAAGAACATGGCATTGCAGGAGGCTGGTGTTTATGTTCCCAGGAGCTTTGATGAGCTTGGAGATGTCATCAG gACGGTGTATGATGATCTTGTGGTGAGAGGAGTCATTGTTCCAGCACAGGAAGTTCCCCCTCCTACCGTGCCAATGGACTATTCCTGGGCCAGG gagctggGTCTGATCCGTAAGCCAGCCTCCTTCATGACTAGTATCTGTGATGAGCGGGGACAGGAGCTGATCTATGCTGGCATGCCCATCACTGAGGTCTTTAAGGAGGAGATGGGTTTAGGCGGGGTTCTCGGCCTGCTCTGGTTCCAAAGGAG GTTGCCCCGTTATGCATGTCAGTTCATTGAGATGTGTCTGATGGTGACAGCGGATCACGGCCCCGCTGTATCCGGAGCTCATAACACCATCGTATGCGCCCGTGCAGGGAAAGACCTTGTCTCCAGCCTCACATCCGGCTTGCTCACCATC ggtGATCGGTTCGGTGGTGCTCTGGATGCAGCTGCTAAACAGTTCAGTAAAGCGTTTGACAGCGGCATGCTGCCCATGGAGTTCGTCAACAAGATGAAGAAGGACGGCAAACTCATTATGGGCATAGGACACCGTGTCAAATCA ATTAATAATCCAGATATGAGAGTGCAGATCCTAAAGGACTTTGTGAAGCAGCACTTTCCTGCCACACAGTTGCTGGACTACGCTCTTGATGTTGAGAAGATCACCACCTCcaag AAGCCGAATCTGATCCTGAACGTGGATGGTTTTATTGGCGTGGCTTTTGTGGACTTGTTGCGAACATGTGGAGGATTCACTCg aGACGAAGCGGACGAGTTTGTGGAAATTGGTGCCCTCAACGGGATTTTTGTTCTGGGACGTAGCATGGGCTTCATCG GTCACTACCTGGACCAGAAGCGATTGAAACAGGGCCTGTACCGCCACCCGTGGGATGATATCTCCTACGTGCTTCCTGAGCACATGTCCATGTGA
- the aclyb gene encoding ATP-citrate synthase isoform X1, with translation MSAKAISEQTGKEFLYKHICTTAAVQNRFLYATVTAETDWDRLTQDHPWLLTHRLVVKPDQLIKRRGKLGLVGIDLDLQGVRVWLKSHMMKETTVGKTKGILKKFLIEPFVPHSQEEEFYVCIYATRDGDHVLFHHEGGVDIGDVDSKAQRLMVGVDEKLAADSVTEQLLTNVPDEKKELLASFIVGLFNLYEDLYFTYLEINPLVVTQEGAYILDMAAKIDATADFICKPKWGDVEFPPPFGREAYLEEAYIADLDAKSGASLKLTILNPRGRIWTMVAGGGASVVYSDTICDLGGVDELANYGEYSGAPSEQQTYDYAKTILSLMTREKHPNGKVLIIGGSIANFTNVAATFKGIVRAIKDYQIPLKEHEVTIFVRRGGPNYQEGLRVMGEVGKTTGIPIHVFGTETHMTAIVGMALGHRPIPNQPPVAAHTANFLLNSSSSAATPAATRTASFSEPRPNNDITPAKKPKPEVPPVSSFCQTWSVKSACSTAVKEHKSTAKQSGAKATTLFSQHTKSIVWGMQTRAVQGMMDFDYVCSRDEPSVAAMVYPFTGDHKQKFYWGHKEILLPVYKNMADAMKKHPEVDVLISFASLRSAFDSTMETMNYPQIHTIAIIAEGIPEALTRKLIKTADEKGVTIIGPATVGGIKPGCFKIGNTGGMLDNILASKLYRPGSVAYVSRSGGMSNELNNIISRSTDGVYEGVAIGGDRYPGSTFMDHVLRYQDTPGVKMIVVLGEIGGTEEYKICEGIREGRITKPVVCWCIGTCATLFSSEVQFGHAGACAHQTSETAVAKNMALQEAGVYVPRSFDELGDVIRTVYDDLVVRGVIVPAQEVPPPTVPMDYSWARELGLIRKPASFMTSICDERGQELIYAGMPITEVFKEEMGLGGVLGLLWFQRRLPRYACQFIEMCLMVTADHGPAVSGAHNTIVCARAGKDLVSSLTSGLLTIGDRFGGALDAAAKQFSKAFDSGMLPMEFVNKMKKDGKLIMGIGHRVKSINNPDMRVQILKDFVKQHFPATQLLDYALDVEKITTSKKPNLILNVDGFIGVAFVDLLRTCGGFTRDEADEFVEIGALNGIFVLGRSMGFIGHYLDQKRLKQGLYRHPWDDISYVLPEHMSM, from the exons ATGTCTGCTAAAGCCATCTCCGAGCAGACAGGGAAGGAGTTCCTGTATAAACACATCTGTACAACGGCGGCTGTCCAGAACCGCTTCCTGTACGCCACCGTCACTGCCGAGACTGACTGGGACAGACTCACACAGGATCACCCATGGCTCCTGACtcat CGATTAGTTGTGAAGCCCGATCAGCTGATCAAGCGCAGGGGGAAGCTGGGACTGGTGGGCATTGACCTTGACCTCCAGGGAGTTCGTGTTTGGCTGAAGTCACATATGATGAAAGAAACCACA GTTGGAAAGACGAAGGGGATCCTGAAGAAATTCCTTATCGAGCCATTTGTGCCGCACTCGCAG GAGGAGGAGttttatgtgtgcatatatgcCACACGCGATGGAGATCATGTGCTTTTTcatcatgaaggaggtgtggacaTCGGGGATGTTGACTCCAAGGCACAGCGTCTGATGGTCGGTGTGGATGAGAAACTTGCTGCTGATTCTGTGACTGAACAACTGCTCACAAACGTCCCCGATGAGAAGAAGGA ACTTCTGGCCAGTTTTATCGTAGGACTCTTTAACCTGTACGAGGATTTGTACTTCACCTACCTGGAGATCAACCCTCTCG tcGTTACGCAGGAAGGTGCGTACATCCTGGACATGGCGGCCAAAATCGACGCCACGGCCGATTTCATCTGCAAACCAAAGTGGGGTGATGTGGAGTTTCCTCCTCCCTTTGGCAGAGAAGCCTACCTTGAG gaagCCTACATAGCAGATCTGGATGCTAAGAGCGGTGCAAGTCTCAAACTTACCATACTGAACCCCAGAGGGCGTATATGGACCATGGTGGCGGGAGGAGGCGCCTCTGTCGTCTACAG tGATACTATTTGTGATCTGGGCGGAGTGGACGAGCTGGCGAACTACGGCGAGTACTCTGGTGCTCCAAGTGAACAGCAGACCTATGACTATGCCAAGACCATCCTCTCACTCATGACCCGTGAGAAACACCCTAATG GTAAAGTTCTGATCATTGGCGGAAGCATCGCTAACTTCACCAACGTAGCAGCTACTTTTAAG gGCATAGTGAGAGCCATTAAGGACTATCAGATTCCTCTGAAGGAGCATGAGGTCACTATATTTGTACGTCGAGGAGGACCGAATTACCAAGAAGGCCTCAGGGTGATGGGAGAAGTTG gaAAGACCACTGGGATTCCCATCCACGTGTTTGGCACAGAGACTCACATGACCGCCATTGTGGGCATGGCACTTGGACATCGCCCAATCCCGAATCAGCCTCCGGTTGCTGCCCACACAGCCAACTTCCTGCTTAATTCGAGTAGCAGTGCTGCA ACACCAGCAGCAACCAGAACGGCTTCATTTTCTGAACCCAGACCTAACAATGACATCACACCAGCTAAAAAACCTAAACCTGAAGTTCCACCAG TGTCCTCTTTCTGCCAAACATGGTCAGTGAAGAGTGCATGCAGCACCGCTGTCAAAG AGCACAAGAGCACAGCAAAGCAGAGCGGAG cCAAAGCTACCACTCTGTTCAGTCAGCACACTAAGTCCATAGTGTGGGGGATGCAGACGCGAGCGGTTCAGGGAATGATGGACTTCGACTATGTTTGTTCTCGTGATGAGCCCTCAGTAGCCGCCATGGTTTATCCATTTAC CGGAGACCACAAGCAGAAGTTCTATTGGGGTCATAAGGAGATCCTGTTACCCGTGTACAAGAACATGGCTGACGCCATGAAGAAGCACCCAGAAGTGGACGTCCTGATCAGCTTTGCATCTCTGCGCTCAGCGTTTGACAGCACGATGGAGACCATGAACTACCCGCAG ATCCACACTATAGCAATCATAGCTGAGGGAATTCCTGAAGCGCTTACAAGGAAACTTATCAAGACAGCAGACGAGAAGGGGGTCACCATCATCGGCCCAGCTACG GTGGGTGGGATAAAGCCAGGCTGCTTTAAGATTGGGAACACTGGTGGGATGCTGGACAATATCTTGGCATCAAAGCTGTATCGCCCAGGCAGCGTGGCGTACGTGTCCCGCTCGGGCGGCATGTCTAACGAGCTCAACAACATCATATCTCGCTCCACTGACGGTGTGTACGAGGGCGTGGCCATCGGAGGAGACAG GTATCCCGGATCTACATTCATGGACCACGTGCTGCGTTATCAGGACACGCCCGGGGTGAAGATGATTGTGGTTCTGGGAGAG atcggCGGTACAGAGGAGTATAAGATCTGTGAGGGTATTAGAGAGGGCAGGATCACTAAACCTGTGGTCTGCTGGTGTATTGGTACCTGCGCTACACTCTTCTCCTCTGAG GTGCAGTTTGGTCACGCGGGTGCATGTGCTCATCAGACCTCTGAGACTGCTGTGGCAAAGAACATGGCATTGCAGGAGGCTGGTGTTTATGTTCCCAGGAGCTTTGATGAGCTTGGAGATGTCATCAG gACGGTGTATGATGATCTTGTGGTGAGAGGAGTCATTGTTCCAGCACAGGAAGTTCCCCCTCCTACCGTGCCAATGGACTATTCCTGGGCCAGG gagctggGTCTGATCCGTAAGCCAGCCTCCTTCATGACTAGTATCTGTGATGAGCGGGGACAGGAGCTGATCTATGCTGGCATGCCCATCACTGAGGTCTTTAAGGAGGAGATGGGTTTAGGCGGGGTTCTCGGCCTGCTCTGGTTCCAAAGGAG GTTGCCCCGTTATGCATGTCAGTTCATTGAGATGTGTCTGATGGTGACAGCGGATCACGGCCCCGCTGTATCCGGAGCTCATAACACCATCGTATGCGCCCGTGCAGGGAAAGACCTTGTCTCCAGCCTCACATCCGGCTTGCTCACCATC ggtGATCGGTTCGGTGGTGCTCTGGATGCAGCTGCTAAACAGTTCAGTAAAGCGTTTGACAGCGGCATGCTGCCCATGGAGTTCGTCAACAAGATGAAGAAGGACGGCAAACTCATTATGGGCATAGGACACCGTGTCAAATCA ATTAATAATCCAGATATGAGAGTGCAGATCCTAAAGGACTTTGTGAAGCAGCACTTTCCTGCCACACAGTTGCTGGACTACGCTCTTGATGTTGAGAAGATCACCACCTCcaag AAGCCGAATCTGATCCTGAACGTGGATGGTTTTATTGGCGTGGCTTTTGTGGACTTGTTGCGAACATGTGGAGGATTCACTCg aGACGAAGCGGACGAGTTTGTGGAAATTGGTGCCCTCAACGGGATTTTTGTTCTGGGACGTAGCATGGGCTTCATCG GTCACTACCTGGACCAGAAGCGATTGAAACAGGGCCTGTACCGCCACCCGTGGGATGATATCTCCTACGTGCTTCCTGAGCACATGTCCATGTGA
- the aclyb gene encoding ATP-citrate synthase isoform X3: MSAKAISEQTGKEFLYKHICTTAAVQNRFLYATVTAETDWDRLTQDHPWLLTHRLVVKPDQLIKRRGKLGLVGIDLDLQGVRVWLKSHMMKETTVGKTKGILKKFLIEPFVPHSQEEEFYVCIYATRDGDHVLFHHEGGVDIGDVDSKAQRLMVGVDEKLAADSVTEQLLTNVPDEKKELLASFIVGLFNLYEDLYFTYLEINPLVVTQEGAYILDMAAKIDATADFICKPKWGDVEFPPPFGREAYLEEAYIADLDAKSGASLKLTILNPRGRIWTMVAGGGASVVYSDTICDLGGVDELANYGEYSGAPSEQQTYDYAKTILSLMTREKHPNGKVLIIGGSIANFTNVAATFKGIVRAIKDYQIPLKEHEVTIFVRRGGPNYQEGLRVMGEVGKTTGIPIHVFGTETHMTAIVGMALGHRPIPNQPPVAAHTANFLLNSSSSAATPAATRTASFSEPRPNNDITPAKKPKPEVPPEHKSTAKQSGAKATTLFSQHTKSIVWGMQTRAVQGMMDFDYVCSRDEPSVAAMVYPFTGDHKQKFYWGHKEILLPVYKNMADAMKKHPEVDVLISFASLRSAFDSTMETMNYPQIHTIAIIAEGIPEALTRKLIKTADEKGVTIIGPATVGGIKPGCFKIGNTGGMLDNILASKLYRPGSVAYVSRSGGMSNELNNIISRSTDGVYEGVAIGGDRYPGSTFMDHVLRYQDTPGVKMIVVLGEIGGTEEYKICEGIREGRITKPVVCWCIGTCATLFSSEVQFGHAGACAHQTSETAVAKNMALQEAGVYVPRSFDELGDVIRTVYDDLVVRGVIVPAQEVPPPTVPMDYSWARELGLIRKPASFMTSICDERGQELIYAGMPITEVFKEEMGLGGVLGLLWFQRRLPRYACQFIEMCLMVTADHGPAVSGAHNTIVCARAGKDLVSSLTSGLLTIGDRFGGALDAAAKQFSKAFDSGMLPMEFVNKMKKDGKLIMGIGHRVKSINNPDMRVQILKDFVKQHFPATQLLDYALDVEKITTSKKPNLILNVDGFIGVAFVDLLRTCGGFTRDEADEFVEIGALNGIFVLGRSMGFIGHYLDQKRLKQGLYRHPWDDISYVLPEHMSM; this comes from the exons ATGTCTGCTAAAGCCATCTCCGAGCAGACAGGGAAGGAGTTCCTGTATAAACACATCTGTACAACGGCGGCTGTCCAGAACCGCTTCCTGTACGCCACCGTCACTGCCGAGACTGACTGGGACAGACTCACACAGGATCACCCATGGCTCCTGACtcat CGATTAGTTGTGAAGCCCGATCAGCTGATCAAGCGCAGGGGGAAGCTGGGACTGGTGGGCATTGACCTTGACCTCCAGGGAGTTCGTGTTTGGCTGAAGTCACATATGATGAAAGAAACCACA GTTGGAAAGACGAAGGGGATCCTGAAGAAATTCCTTATCGAGCCATTTGTGCCGCACTCGCAG GAGGAGGAGttttatgtgtgcatatatgcCACACGCGATGGAGATCATGTGCTTTTTcatcatgaaggaggtgtggacaTCGGGGATGTTGACTCCAAGGCACAGCGTCTGATGGTCGGTGTGGATGAGAAACTTGCTGCTGATTCTGTGACTGAACAACTGCTCACAAACGTCCCCGATGAGAAGAAGGA ACTTCTGGCCAGTTTTATCGTAGGACTCTTTAACCTGTACGAGGATTTGTACTTCACCTACCTGGAGATCAACCCTCTCG tcGTTACGCAGGAAGGTGCGTACATCCTGGACATGGCGGCCAAAATCGACGCCACGGCCGATTTCATCTGCAAACCAAAGTGGGGTGATGTGGAGTTTCCTCCTCCCTTTGGCAGAGAAGCCTACCTTGAG gaagCCTACATAGCAGATCTGGATGCTAAGAGCGGTGCAAGTCTCAAACTTACCATACTGAACCCCAGAGGGCGTATATGGACCATGGTGGCGGGAGGAGGCGCCTCTGTCGTCTACAG tGATACTATTTGTGATCTGGGCGGAGTGGACGAGCTGGCGAACTACGGCGAGTACTCTGGTGCTCCAAGTGAACAGCAGACCTATGACTATGCCAAGACCATCCTCTCACTCATGACCCGTGAGAAACACCCTAATG GTAAAGTTCTGATCATTGGCGGAAGCATCGCTAACTTCACCAACGTAGCAGCTACTTTTAAG gGCATAGTGAGAGCCATTAAGGACTATCAGATTCCTCTGAAGGAGCATGAGGTCACTATATTTGTACGTCGAGGAGGACCGAATTACCAAGAAGGCCTCAGGGTGATGGGAGAAGTTG gaAAGACCACTGGGATTCCCATCCACGTGTTTGGCACAGAGACTCACATGACCGCCATTGTGGGCATGGCACTTGGACATCGCCCAATCCCGAATCAGCCTCCGGTTGCTGCCCACACAGCCAACTTCCTGCTTAATTCGAGTAGCAGTGCTGCA ACACCAGCAGCAACCAGAACGGCTTCATTTTCTGAACCCAGACCTAACAATGACATCACACCAGCTAAAAAACCTAAACCTGAAGTTCCACCAG AGCACAAGAGCACAGCAAAGCAGAGCGGAG cCAAAGCTACCACTCTGTTCAGTCAGCACACTAAGTCCATAGTGTGGGGGATGCAGACGCGAGCGGTTCAGGGAATGATGGACTTCGACTATGTTTGTTCTCGTGATGAGCCCTCAGTAGCCGCCATGGTTTATCCATTTAC CGGAGACCACAAGCAGAAGTTCTATTGGGGTCATAAGGAGATCCTGTTACCCGTGTACAAGAACATGGCTGACGCCATGAAGAAGCACCCAGAAGTGGACGTCCTGATCAGCTTTGCATCTCTGCGCTCAGCGTTTGACAGCACGATGGAGACCATGAACTACCCGCAG ATCCACACTATAGCAATCATAGCTGAGGGAATTCCTGAAGCGCTTACAAGGAAACTTATCAAGACAGCAGACGAGAAGGGGGTCACCATCATCGGCCCAGCTACG GTGGGTGGGATAAAGCCAGGCTGCTTTAAGATTGGGAACACTGGTGGGATGCTGGACAATATCTTGGCATCAAAGCTGTATCGCCCAGGCAGCGTGGCGTACGTGTCCCGCTCGGGCGGCATGTCTAACGAGCTCAACAACATCATATCTCGCTCCACTGACGGTGTGTACGAGGGCGTGGCCATCGGAGGAGACAG GTATCCCGGATCTACATTCATGGACCACGTGCTGCGTTATCAGGACACGCCCGGGGTGAAGATGATTGTGGTTCTGGGAGAG atcggCGGTACAGAGGAGTATAAGATCTGTGAGGGTATTAGAGAGGGCAGGATCACTAAACCTGTGGTCTGCTGGTGTATTGGTACCTGCGCTACACTCTTCTCCTCTGAG GTGCAGTTTGGTCACGCGGGTGCATGTGCTCATCAGACCTCTGAGACTGCTGTGGCAAAGAACATGGCATTGCAGGAGGCTGGTGTTTATGTTCCCAGGAGCTTTGATGAGCTTGGAGATGTCATCAG gACGGTGTATGATGATCTTGTGGTGAGAGGAGTCATTGTTCCAGCACAGGAAGTTCCCCCTCCTACCGTGCCAATGGACTATTCCTGGGCCAGG gagctggGTCTGATCCGTAAGCCAGCCTCCTTCATGACTAGTATCTGTGATGAGCGGGGACAGGAGCTGATCTATGCTGGCATGCCCATCACTGAGGTCTTTAAGGAGGAGATGGGTTTAGGCGGGGTTCTCGGCCTGCTCTGGTTCCAAAGGAG GTTGCCCCGTTATGCATGTCAGTTCATTGAGATGTGTCTGATGGTGACAGCGGATCACGGCCCCGCTGTATCCGGAGCTCATAACACCATCGTATGCGCCCGTGCAGGGAAAGACCTTGTCTCCAGCCTCACATCCGGCTTGCTCACCATC ggtGATCGGTTCGGTGGTGCTCTGGATGCAGCTGCTAAACAGTTCAGTAAAGCGTTTGACAGCGGCATGCTGCCCATGGAGTTCGTCAACAAGATGAAGAAGGACGGCAAACTCATTATGGGCATAGGACACCGTGTCAAATCA ATTAATAATCCAGATATGAGAGTGCAGATCCTAAAGGACTTTGTGAAGCAGCACTTTCCTGCCACACAGTTGCTGGACTACGCTCTTGATGTTGAGAAGATCACCACCTCcaag AAGCCGAATCTGATCCTGAACGTGGATGGTTTTATTGGCGTGGCTTTTGTGGACTTGTTGCGAACATGTGGAGGATTCACTCg aGACGAAGCGGACGAGTTTGTGGAAATTGGTGCCCTCAACGGGATTTTTGTTCTGGGACGTAGCATGGGCTTCATCG GTCACTACCTGGACCAGAAGCGATTGAAACAGGGCCTGTACCGCCACCCGTGGGATGATATCTCCTACGTGCTTCCTGAGCACATGTCCATGTGA